A genomic stretch from Telopea speciosissima isolate NSW1024214 ecotype Mountain lineage chromosome 7, Tspe_v1, whole genome shotgun sequence includes:
- the LOC122668211 gene encoding E3 ubiquitin-protein ligase ATL23-like, whose protein sequence is MVSPVSPPLASHSLASSNNNISQGYQVPALPFILVPLLPVVYCILWCLIHIGLVYLKNRRGSDTVSETPAVLPVRVSGQTRQQQQQLQLLYKENGKSGLNKDCPICLEEPEGEGETKAKAETEAEADAEAIPWRLVPECCHRFHELCLNRWLKLSQTCPLCRVATELEAFVDVV, encoded by the coding sequence ATGGTTTCTCCAGTTTCTCCTCCCTTAGCTTCTCATTCTTTAGCATCTTCAAATAATAACATCTCCCAGGGTTACCAAGTACCTGCTTTACCATTCATCCTTGTACCTCTTTTGCCTGTAGTTTACTGCATCTTGTGGTGTTTAATCCATATTGGACTCGTATACTTGAAAAACAGAAGAGGATCCGACACAGTTTCAGAGACACCTGCAGTTCTTCCAGTTCGAGTTTCTGGGCAAACGAggcaacaacaacagcagcttcaGTTACTgtacaaagaaaatggaaaaagtgGGTTAAATAAAGATTGCCCAATTTGCTTGGAGGAGcctgaaggagaaggagagacaAAAGCGAAGGCCGAGACAGAGGCAGAGGCAGACGCAGAAGCAATACCATGGCGATTGGTGCCTGAGTGCTGCCATAGATTTCATGAACTCTGTCTAAACCGGTGGTTGAAATTGTCACAAACCTGTCCACTTTGCCGGGTCGCTACTGAACTTGAAGCTTTTGTTGATGTGGTTTGA
- the LOC122666584 gene encoding uncharacterized protein LOC122666584 — MAPMWANKRRRGSWSDYEYDLCMSTSRKRRRFSMYDSSSPSCYSKEDVLGDAKRDLVPDADYSLFLKLLNVDDESDGEENNDIDPDYKIFLDHLKADEKSYIYLMEKEVGKSISIKYETWDESLNEMEKGRIPALNISIQKKNGSMPNEDYRPFSPDNKHDMESYPLDESYEIFLSKLRNNGKSMILEYGDDVVIYDSDGKGGTDSEVEPEYSPYSGRRQKFRRSLSPDSLNSSMDEDDCSCIESLSGSNISQYRERLMRLLRMPYSLQEYMELKYLVCTNKRLVKTRDLRGRLVSYQTDETSLSYFDYYDDFKQAFYSVQHPHRRKIRLNLLRGFFYHLQNLSHEGSFKPWLDSDCLKIKAWE; from the exons ATGGCGCCCATGTGGGCTAACAAAAGGAGGAGAGGGTCATGGAGTGATTATGAGTATGATCTGTGTATGTCAACGAGCCGGAAAAGAAGACGCTTTAGCATGTATGACAGTTCCAGTCCTTCTTGTTATAGTAAAGAAGATGTCTTGGGTGATGCTAAAAGAGACTTAGTTCCTGATGCTGATTACTCACTATTCCTGAAACTTTTAAATGTGGATGATGAATCAGACGGTGAGGAGAACAATGATATTGATCCTGATTACAAGATATTTTTGGATCATTTGAAAGCAGATGAGAAATCATATATTTATTTGATGGAGAAAGAGGTTGGGAAGTCCATCAGTATTAAGTATGAGACGTGGGATGAGTCGTTAAATGAGATGGAGAAAGGGCGAATTCCAGCTCTCAATATttcaatccaaaagaaaaatggtTCCATGCCAAATGAAGATTACCGTCCATTCTCTCCTGATAACAAACATGATATGGAATCTTATCCATTGGATGAAAGTTATGAAATATTCCTCAGTAAACTTAGAAATAATGGGAAATCTATGATTCTGGAGTATGGCGATGATGTGGTGATATATGATAGTGATGGCAAAGGTGGAACCGATTCAGAAGTAGAACCAGAATATTCTCCATATAGCGGCCGAAGACAGAAGTTCCGCCGATCTCTCTCGCCTGATTCTCTCAATTCATCT ATGGATGAAGATGACTGTAGTTGCATTGAGAGTCTCAGTGGTAGTAATATTTCTCAGTATCGAGAGAGGCTTATGCGTTTACTTCGGATGCCCTATAGCCTTCAGGAGTATATGGAACTCAAATATTTAGTATGTACTAACAAGCGGTTGGTAAAAACAAGAGATCTGCGGGGTCGTTTGGTATCATACCAAACAGATGAGACTAGCCTTTCCTATTTCGATTACTATGATG ACTTTAAGCAAGCGTTCTATTCTGTTCAACATCCACATCGCCGTAAAATACGTTTGAACCTCTTGCGTGGGTTTTTCTATCACCTTCAG